A window from Drosophila miranda strain MSH22 chromosome Y unlocalized genomic scaffold, D.miranda_PacBio2.1 Contig_Y2_pilon, whole genome shotgun sequence encodes these proteins:
- the LOC108159229 gene encoding proteasome subunit alpha type-1-like, whose amino-acid sequence MRRNRYDNDCTVFSPQGRIFQVEYAMEAVKQGTTATVGLTSKDYTVLVSLQGPAAADTSALPQRKILSVHPKLGLAFAGLVPDAQILHSHLCTQCLTYNLSYIGEMPVARLMTDLAIKMQAHTNRNERRPFGAGHDSHGAHLYQAMPSAAVIKCRATAIGARSQLALRYLERL is encoded by the coding sequence ATGCGTCGCAACCGCTACGACAACGACTGCACTGTTTTCAGTCCGCAGGGAAGGATCTTCCAGGTGGAGTACGCCATGGAGGCGGTGAAGCAGGGCACGACGGCCACAGTGGGCCTCACCAGCAAGGACTACACGGTGCTGGTGTCCCTCCAGGGGCCAGCGGCCGCGGATACGTCGGCCTTGCCGCAGCGCAAGATCCTGTCCGTGCACCCAAAGCTCGGTCTAGCCTTCGCGGGCCTCGTGCCGGATGCCCAGATCCTCCACAGCCACCTGTGCACCCAGTGCCTCACGTACAACCTCTCGTACATCGGGGAGATGCCCGTCGCCCGCCTGATGACCGACCTGGCCATCAAGATGCAGGCCCACACGAACCGCAACGAGCGCCGTCCCTTCGGGGCGGGCCACGACAGCCACGGAGCGCACCTCTACCAGGCGATGCCCTCGGCGGCTGTCATCAAGTGCAGGGCCACGGCCATCGGGGCCCGCTCCCAGCTGGCTCTCCGCTACCTGGAGCGCCTTTGA